The Ovis canadensis isolate MfBH-ARS-UI-01 breed Bighorn chromosome 13, ARS-UI_OviCan_v2, whole genome shotgun sequence genome includes a region encoding these proteins:
- the PFKFB3 gene encoding 6-phosphofructo-2-kinase/fructose-2,6-bisphosphatase 3 isoform X4 produces MPLELTQSRVQKIWIPVDHRPSLPRTCGPKLTNSPTVIVMVGLPARGKTYISKKLTRYLNWIGVPTKVFNVGEYRREAVKQYSSYNFFRPDNEEAMKVRRQCALAALRDVKSYLTKEGGQIAVFDATNTTRERRHMILHFAKESDFKVFFIESVCDDPTVVASNIMEVKISSPDYKDCNSAEAMDDFMKRINCYEASYQPLDPDKCDRDLSLIKVIDVGRRFLVNRVQDHIQSRIVYYLMNIHVQPRTIYLCRHGESEHNLQGKIGGDSGLSSRGRKFANALSKFVEEQNLKDLKVWTSQLKSTIQTAEALQLPYEQWKALNEIDAGVCEEMTYEEIKDTYPEEYALREQDKYYYRYPTGESYQDLVQRLEPVIMELERQENVLVICHQAVLRCLLAYFLDKSAEEMPYLKCPLHAVLKLTPIAYGCRVESIYLNVESVSTHRERSEDAKKGPNPLMRRNSVTPLASPEPTKKPRINSFEEHVASTSAALPTCLPPEVPTQLPGQNMKGSPGSVDASRMH; encoded by the exons CCTGTGGGCCGAAGCTCACCAACTCCCCGACAGTGATTGTCATGGTGGGGCTCCCCGCCCGTGGGAAGACCTACATCTCCAAGAAGCTAACCCGCTACCTCAACTGGATCGGCGTCCCCACGAAAG TGTTCAACGTGGGCGAGTACCGCCGGGAGGCCGTGAAGCAGTACAGCTCCTACAACTTCTTCCGCCCCGACAACGAGGAGGCCATGAAAGTCCGCAG GCAGTGTGCCCTGGCTGCCTTGAGAGACGTCAAAAGTTACCTGACAAAGGAGGGGGGCCAGATCGCA GTTTTCGATGCCACCAATACTACTCGAGAGAGGAGACACATGATCCTCCATTTTGCCAAAGAAAGTGACTTCAAG GTGTTTTTCATTGAGTCTGTGTGCGATGACCCTACCGTCGTTGCCTCCAACATCATG GAAGTGAAAATCTCCAGCCCGGATTACAAAGATTGCAACTCCGCAGAAGCCATGGACGACTTCATGAAGAGAATTAACTGCTATGAGGCCAGTTACCAGCCCCTCGACCCCGATAAATGTGACAG GGACCTGTCGCTGATTAAGGTGATCGATGTGGGCCGGCGCTTCCTGGTGAACCGTGTGCAGGATCACATCCAGAGCCGCATCGTGTACTACCTGATGAACATCCACGTGCAGCCCCGCACCATCTACCTGTGCCGGCATGGCGAGAGCGAGCACAACCTCCAGGGCAAGATCGGGGGCGACTCGGGCTTGTCCAGCCGGGGCAGGAAG TTCGCCAACGCCCTGAGCAAGTTTGTGGAGGAGCAGAACCTGAAGGACCTCAAGGTGTGGACCAGCCAGCTGAAGAGCACCATCCAGACGGCCGAGGCCCTGCAGCTGCCCTACGAGCAGTGGAAGGCCCTCAACGAGATTGACGCG GGCGTGTGTGAGGAGATGACCTACGAGGAGATCAAGGACACCTACCCCGAGGAGTATGCGCTGCGTGAGCAGGACAAGTACTACTACCGCTACCCCACCGGGGAG TCCTACCAGGACCTGGTGCAGCGTTTGGAGCCGGTCATCATGGAACTGGAGCGGCAGGAGAACGTGCTGGTCATCTGCCACCAGGCCGTCCTGCGCTGCCTCCTGGCCTACTTCCTGGACAAGAGTGCAG AGGAGATGCCCTACCTGAAGTGCCCACTTCACGCTGTCTTGAAGCTAACGCCCATCGCTTATG GTTGCCGAGTAGAATCCATCTACCTGAACGTGGAGTCCGTGAGCACACACCGGGAGAGGTCAGAG GATGCAAAGAAGGGACCTAACCCGCTCATGAGACGCAATAGTGTCACCCCACTAGCCAGCCCCGAGCCCACCAAAAAGCCTCGCATCAACAGCTTTGAGGAGCATGTGGCCTCTACCTCCGCTGCCCTGCCCACCTGCCTGCCCCCGGAGGTGCCCACGCAGCTGCCCGGACAA
- the PFKFB3 gene encoding 6-phosphofructo-2-kinase/fructose-2,6-bisphosphatase 3 isoform X6, whose translation MPLELTQSRVQKIWIPVDHRPSLPRTCGPKLTNSPTVIVMVGLPARGKTYISKKLTRYLNWIGVPTKVFNVGEYRREAVKQYSSYNFFRPDNEEAMKVRRQCALAALRDVKSYLTKEGGQIAVFDATNTTRERRHMILHFAKESDFKVFFIESVCDDPTVVASNIMEVKISSPDYKDCNSAEAMDDFMKRINCYEASYQPLDPDKCDRDLSLIKVIDVGRRFLVNRVQDHIQSRIVYYLMNIHVQPRTIYLCRHGESEHNLQGKIGGDSGLSSRGRKFANALSKFVEEQNLKDLKVWTSQLKSTIQTAEALQLPYEQWKALNEIDAGVCEEMTYEEIKDTYPEEYALREQDKYYYRYPTGESYQDLVQRLEPVIMELERQENVLVICHQAVLRCLLAYFLDKSAEEMPYLKCPLHAVLKLTPIAYGCRVESIYLNVESVSTHRERSENMKGSPGSVDASRMH comes from the exons CCTGTGGGCCGAAGCTCACCAACTCCCCGACAGTGATTGTCATGGTGGGGCTCCCCGCCCGTGGGAAGACCTACATCTCCAAGAAGCTAACCCGCTACCTCAACTGGATCGGCGTCCCCACGAAAG TGTTCAACGTGGGCGAGTACCGCCGGGAGGCCGTGAAGCAGTACAGCTCCTACAACTTCTTCCGCCCCGACAACGAGGAGGCCATGAAAGTCCGCAG GCAGTGTGCCCTGGCTGCCTTGAGAGACGTCAAAAGTTACCTGACAAAGGAGGGGGGCCAGATCGCA GTTTTCGATGCCACCAATACTACTCGAGAGAGGAGACACATGATCCTCCATTTTGCCAAAGAAAGTGACTTCAAG GTGTTTTTCATTGAGTCTGTGTGCGATGACCCTACCGTCGTTGCCTCCAACATCATG GAAGTGAAAATCTCCAGCCCGGATTACAAAGATTGCAACTCCGCAGAAGCCATGGACGACTTCATGAAGAGAATTAACTGCTATGAGGCCAGTTACCAGCCCCTCGACCCCGATAAATGTGACAG GGACCTGTCGCTGATTAAGGTGATCGATGTGGGCCGGCGCTTCCTGGTGAACCGTGTGCAGGATCACATCCAGAGCCGCATCGTGTACTACCTGATGAACATCCACGTGCAGCCCCGCACCATCTACCTGTGCCGGCATGGCGAGAGCGAGCACAACCTCCAGGGCAAGATCGGGGGCGACTCGGGCTTGTCCAGCCGGGGCAGGAAG TTCGCCAACGCCCTGAGCAAGTTTGTGGAGGAGCAGAACCTGAAGGACCTCAAGGTGTGGACCAGCCAGCTGAAGAGCACCATCCAGACGGCCGAGGCCCTGCAGCTGCCCTACGAGCAGTGGAAGGCCCTCAACGAGATTGACGCG GGCGTGTGTGAGGAGATGACCTACGAGGAGATCAAGGACACCTACCCCGAGGAGTATGCGCTGCGTGAGCAGGACAAGTACTACTACCGCTACCCCACCGGGGAG TCCTACCAGGACCTGGTGCAGCGTTTGGAGCCGGTCATCATGGAACTGGAGCGGCAGGAGAACGTGCTGGTCATCTGCCACCAGGCCGTCCTGCGCTGCCTCCTGGCCTACTTCCTGGACAAGAGTGCAG AGGAGATGCCCTACCTGAAGTGCCCACTTCACGCTGTCTTGAAGCTAACGCCCATCGCTTATG GTTGCCGAGTAGAATCCATCTACCTGAACGTGGAGTCCGTGAGCACACACCGGGAGAGGTCAGAG
- the PFKFB3 gene encoding 6-phosphofructo-2-kinase/fructose-2,6-bisphosphatase 3 isoform X5, producing the protein MPLELTQSRVQKIWIPVDHRPSLPRTCGPKLTNSPTVIVMVGLPARGKTYISKKLTRYLNWIGVPTKVFNVGEYRREAVKQYSSYNFFRPDNEEAMKVRRQCALAALRDVKSYLTKEGGQIAVFDATNTTRERRHMILHFAKESDFKVFFIESVCDDPTVVASNIMEVKISSPDYKDCNSAEAMDDFMKRINCYEASYQPLDPDKCDRDLSLIKVIDVGRRFLVNRVQDHIQSRIVYYLMNIHVQPRTIYLCRHGESEHNLQGKIGGDSGLSSRGRKFANALSKFVEEQNLKDLKVWTSQLKSTIQTAEALQLPYEQWKALNEIDAGVCEEMTYEEIKDTYPEEYALREQDKYYYRYPTGESYQDLVQRLEPVIMELERQENVLVICHQAVLRCLLAYFLDKSAEEMPYLKCPLHAVLKLTPIAYGCRVESIYLNVESVSTHRERSEDAKKGPNPLMRRNSVTPLASPEPTKKPRINSFEEHVASTSAALPTCLPPEVPTQLPGQPLLGKACL; encoded by the exons CCTGTGGGCCGAAGCTCACCAACTCCCCGACAGTGATTGTCATGGTGGGGCTCCCCGCCCGTGGGAAGACCTACATCTCCAAGAAGCTAACCCGCTACCTCAACTGGATCGGCGTCCCCACGAAAG TGTTCAACGTGGGCGAGTACCGCCGGGAGGCCGTGAAGCAGTACAGCTCCTACAACTTCTTCCGCCCCGACAACGAGGAGGCCATGAAAGTCCGCAG GCAGTGTGCCCTGGCTGCCTTGAGAGACGTCAAAAGTTACCTGACAAAGGAGGGGGGCCAGATCGCA GTTTTCGATGCCACCAATACTACTCGAGAGAGGAGACACATGATCCTCCATTTTGCCAAAGAAAGTGACTTCAAG GTGTTTTTCATTGAGTCTGTGTGCGATGACCCTACCGTCGTTGCCTCCAACATCATG GAAGTGAAAATCTCCAGCCCGGATTACAAAGATTGCAACTCCGCAGAAGCCATGGACGACTTCATGAAGAGAATTAACTGCTATGAGGCCAGTTACCAGCCCCTCGACCCCGATAAATGTGACAG GGACCTGTCGCTGATTAAGGTGATCGATGTGGGCCGGCGCTTCCTGGTGAACCGTGTGCAGGATCACATCCAGAGCCGCATCGTGTACTACCTGATGAACATCCACGTGCAGCCCCGCACCATCTACCTGTGCCGGCATGGCGAGAGCGAGCACAACCTCCAGGGCAAGATCGGGGGCGACTCGGGCTTGTCCAGCCGGGGCAGGAAG TTCGCCAACGCCCTGAGCAAGTTTGTGGAGGAGCAGAACCTGAAGGACCTCAAGGTGTGGACCAGCCAGCTGAAGAGCACCATCCAGACGGCCGAGGCCCTGCAGCTGCCCTACGAGCAGTGGAAGGCCCTCAACGAGATTGACGCG GGCGTGTGTGAGGAGATGACCTACGAGGAGATCAAGGACACCTACCCCGAGGAGTATGCGCTGCGTGAGCAGGACAAGTACTACTACCGCTACCCCACCGGGGAG TCCTACCAGGACCTGGTGCAGCGTTTGGAGCCGGTCATCATGGAACTGGAGCGGCAGGAGAACGTGCTGGTCATCTGCCACCAGGCCGTCCTGCGCTGCCTCCTGGCCTACTTCCTGGACAAGAGTGCAG AGGAGATGCCCTACCTGAAGTGCCCACTTCACGCTGTCTTGAAGCTAACGCCCATCGCTTATG GTTGCCGAGTAGAATCCATCTACCTGAACGTGGAGTCCGTGAGCACACACCGGGAGAGGTCAGAG GATGCAAAGAAGGGACCTAACCCGCTCATGAGACGCAATAGTGTCACCCCACTAGCCAGCCCCGAGCCCACCAAAAAGCCTCGCATCAACAGCTTTGAGGAGCATGTGGCCTCTACCTCCGCTGCCCTGCCCACCTGCCTGCCCCCGGAGGTGCCCACGCAGCTGCCCGGACAA CCTTTGCTAGGGAAAGCCTGTTTGTAA